One genomic segment of Lysobacter sp. 5GHs7-4 includes these proteins:
- a CDS encoding TatD family hydrolase, with translation MQLLDIGANLTHDSFDPDRDAVLQRARDAGVAQMVVTGASREHSPKALALARKHPGELYATAGVHPHHATEYTAECDAEMRALLSHAEVVAVGECGLDYFRDFSPRPAQRRAFEQQLQIAVDTRKPLFLHQRDAHADFMATLRNFDGRLGPAVVHCFTGTREELFDYLDQDWHIGITGWLCDERRGQHLRELVRNIPANRLMIETDAPYLLPRTVRPAPSHRRNEPMYLAHIVEELARDRGEDVAVTAANSTATARAFFRLPPV, from the coding sequence ATGCAACTGCTCGACATCGGCGCCAACCTCACCCACGACAGCTTCGATCCCGACCGCGACGCGGTGCTGCAGCGCGCGCGCGACGCGGGCGTGGCGCAGATGGTGGTGACCGGCGCCAGCCGCGAGCACTCGCCCAAGGCCCTGGCGCTGGCGCGCAAGCACCCCGGCGAGTTGTACGCGACCGCCGGCGTGCACCCGCATCACGCCACCGAATACACGGCCGAGTGCGACGCCGAGATGCGCGCCCTGCTCTCGCATGCCGAAGTGGTGGCGGTGGGCGAATGCGGGCTGGACTACTTTCGCGATTTCTCGCCGCGCCCGGCGCAGCGGCGCGCATTCGAGCAGCAGCTGCAGATCGCGGTCGATACGCGCAAGCCGCTGTTCCTGCACCAGCGCGACGCGCACGCCGACTTCATGGCGACCCTGCGCAACTTCGACGGCCGGCTGGGGCCGGCGGTGGTGCACTGCTTCACCGGCACGCGCGAGGAACTGTTCGATTATCTCGACCAGGACTGGCACATCGGCATCACCGGCTGGCTCTGCGACGAGCGCCGCGGGCAGCACCTGCGCGAGCTGGTCAGGAACATTCCGGCGAACCGGCTGATGATCGAAACCGACGCGCCCTACCTGCTGCCGCGCACGGTCAGGCCCGCGCCCTCGCACCGCCGCAATGAGCCCATGTACCTGGCGCACATCGTCGAGGAACTCGCGCGCGACCGCGGCGAGGACGTCGCCGTCACCGCCGCCAACAGCACCGCCACCGCGCGCGCCTTCTTCCGCCTGCCGCCGGTGTAA
- the sigJ gene encoding RNA polymerase sigma factor SigJ, translating into MAQATPPQAAAVAATFESQRGLLTGLAYRILGSRADAEDAVQDTYLKWREADHAAIANPAAWLTTTCTRRSVDLLRSAHRSRVDYVGSWLPEPIHSASDDHPEAALSLASSLSTAFLLLLERLTPKERAAYLLYEIFDQPYAQIAQALDLQEAACRKLVSRAKAHVERADVRHATPLQRQDQLLSAFESAIVSGRTDAFAALLADDIELRADSGGKVPTRLDVMHGREQVLDFVLGSLRQYWGEYRWTVSDLNGARGVILEHDGRVEASLSFAYDAHGRATRIYIMRNPDKLAALDAPAIA; encoded by the coding sequence ATGGCGCAGGCCACTCCGCCGCAGGCGGCCGCGGTCGCGGCCACGTTCGAGAGCCAGCGCGGTCTGCTGACCGGCCTGGCCTACCGCATCCTCGGCTCGCGCGCCGACGCCGAGGACGCGGTGCAGGACACCTATCTGAAATGGCGCGAGGCCGATCACGCCGCCATCGCCAACCCCGCCGCCTGGCTCACCACCACCTGCACCCGGCGCAGCGTCGACTTGCTGCGCTCGGCCCATCGCAGCCGCGTGGACTACGTCGGTTCCTGGCTGCCCGAGCCCATCCACAGCGCCAGCGACGATCATCCCGAAGCCGCGTTGTCGCTGGCCTCGTCCTTGAGCACCGCCTTCCTGCTGCTGCTGGAACGGCTGACGCCGAAGGAGCGGGCGGCTTACCTGCTGTACGAAATCTTCGACCAGCCCTATGCGCAGATCGCGCAGGCCCTGGACCTGCAGGAAGCCGCCTGCCGCAAGCTGGTCTCGCGCGCCAAGGCCCACGTCGAGCGCGCCGACGTGCGCCACGCCACGCCGTTGCAGCGCCAGGATCAGCTGCTGAGCGCATTCGAGAGCGCCATCGTCAGCGGCCGCACCGACGCCTTCGCCGCGCTGCTGGCCGACGACATCGAACTGCGCGCCGACAGCGGCGGCAAGGTGCCCACGCGCCTGGACGTGATGCACGGGCGCGAGCAGGTGCTGGATTTCGTGCTCGGCTCGCTGCGCCAGTACTGGGGCGAGTACCGCTGGACCGTGTCCGACCTCAACGGCGCGCGCGGCGTGATCCTGGAACACGACGGCCGCGTCGAGGCCTCGCTGTCGTTCGCCTACGACGCGCACGGCCGCGCCACCCGCATCTACATCATGCGCAATCCCGACAAGCTGGCCGCGCTGGACGCTCCGGCGATCGCCTGA
- a CDS encoding carboxymuconolactone decarboxylase family protein → MNDTAARPINYQREIPDVLQALGSVHRAMDSHGLERGLHHLVQLRASQLNGCDYCIKLHTREALEDGETGERLQVLADWRAVADFSAREGAALEWTEALTRLQADTELGPLRARLRQHFSDNEIGVLTSTVAMINLWNRIQVSRH, encoded by the coding sequence ATGAACGACACCGCCGCACGCCCGATCAACTACCAGCGCGAGATCCCCGACGTGCTGCAGGCCCTGGGCAGCGTGCACCGCGCCATGGACAGCCACGGCCTGGAGCGCGGCCTGCATCATCTGGTGCAGCTGCGCGCCTCGCAGCTCAACGGCTGCGACTACTGCATCAAGCTGCACACCCGCGAGGCGCTGGAGGACGGCGAAACCGGCGAGCGCCTGCAGGTCCTGGCCGACTGGCGCGCGGTCGCGGACTTCAGCGCGCGCGAGGGCGCCGCGCTGGAGTGGACCGAGGCGCTGACCCGGCTGCAGGCCGACACCGAACTGGGACCGTTGCGCGCGCGCCTGCGCCAGCACTTCAGCGACAATGAGATCGGCGTGCTGACCTCGACCGTGGCGATGATCAATCTGTGGAACCGGATCCAGGTGTCGAGGCACTGA
- a CDS encoding winged helix-turn-helix domain-containing protein: MTATDPPADSAALRFDAIVIDRAGRRLLRDGEVQALEPKAFAVLTLLAASPGRVFARDEILDAVWGHRHVTPGVLNRVMTLLRHALGEDAASPRYLHTVHGYGYRFELPVSADTERAQATPPADADADGHGDATPPRADAPVPTRARGRVATIVAVVAVLALGALAWWRHSGGREAAPAAAVASATQATTQPVLAVLPLRAFGDDPRSRDFADGLSEELIGLLARIDGLRVTSHTSSVQFRDTPLSLADIARRLRATHVLEGSVRQDGERLRISLRLVEAASDRTLWTQDLDREFRDIFVIQRNIAYAIGNAMQRQLGRKPPPPPADEDPALYQRYLIARNTSAGGLRNTNASSLPSETALRALLREHPRYARAWGALSAKLWVRSLAPEAGRDDVRNQAEQAAATALALDPQQPEALGVWANRACREQQWNQCLSLSQRSIALTPSDTSWRGAHAQRLATMGYVDQALREIDDTLLIAPYDPMLHFWRGRVLDTLGRHEEAQSHLAMADPIQAQTARYFNAAWRKDYATAARLAAALPAEMPWRESEIAAAAALQEPARWPAVLPAIEVSERHPHYGQVRYDFTRLLLPVRDYPRDIAGLDAVQRAGYASYQWVLWQPESRDLRRDPAFQTYLRDSGLLAFWRERGWPRVCRSDGGEGAVCE; this comes from the coding sequence ATGACCGCAACCGACCCGCCCGCCGACTCCGCCGCACTGCGCTTCGACGCGATCGTGATCGACCGCGCCGGCCGCCGGCTGCTGCGCGATGGCGAAGTGCAGGCGCTGGAGCCCAAGGCGTTCGCGGTGCTGACGCTGCTGGCGGCATCGCCGGGCCGGGTGTTCGCGCGCGACGAGATCCTGGACGCGGTCTGGGGCCATCGCCACGTCACCCCGGGCGTGCTCAACCGGGTCATGACCTTGCTGCGCCATGCCTTGGGCGAGGACGCGGCCTCGCCGCGCTACCTGCACACCGTGCACGGCTACGGCTATCGCTTCGAGCTGCCGGTGTCGGCCGACACCGAGCGCGCCCAGGCCACGCCGCCCGCGGACGCGGACGCGGACGGCCACGGCGACGCGACGCCGCCGCGCGCCGACGCGCCAGTGCCCACGCGCGCGCGCGGCCGTGTCGCCACGATCGTCGCCGTGGTCGCCGTGCTGGCGCTGGGCGCCTTGGCCTGGTGGCGCCACTCCGGCGGGCGCGAGGCGGCGCCCGCCGCCGCGGTCGCATCCGCCACGCAAGCCACGACGCAACCCGTACTGGCGGTGCTGCCGCTGCGCGCGTTCGGCGACGACCCGCGCAGCCGCGACTTCGCCGACGGCTTGAGCGAGGAACTGATCGGCCTGCTCGCACGCATCGACGGCCTGCGCGTGACCTCGCACACCTCCTCGGTGCAGTTCCGCGACACCCCGCTGTCATTGGCCGACATCGCGCGCCGCCTGCGCGCCACCCACGTGCTGGAAGGCAGCGTGCGCCAGGACGGCGAGCGCCTGCGCATCAGCCTGCGCCTGGTCGAGGCGGCCAGCGACCGCACCTTGTGGACGCAGGACCTGGACCGCGAGTTCCGCGACATCTTCGTCATCCAGCGCAACATCGCCTACGCGATCGGCAACGCCATGCAGCGCCAGCTTGGCCGCAAGCCGCCGCCGCCGCCGGCCGACGAAGACCCGGCGCTGTACCAGCGCTATCTGATCGCGCGCAACACCTCGGCCGGCGGCCTGCGCAACACCAACGCCTCCAGCCTGCCCTCGGAAACCGCACTGCGCGCGCTGCTGCGCGAACACCCGCGCTACGCACGCGCCTGGGGCGCGTTGTCGGCCAAGCTGTGGGTGCGCTCGCTGGCCCCGGAAGCCGGCCGCGACGACGTGCGCAACCAGGCCGAACAGGCCGCGGCCACGGCGCTGGCGCTGGACCCGCAGCAGCCCGAGGCGCTGGGCGTATGGGCCAACCGCGCCTGCCGCGAGCAGCAATGGAACCAATGCCTGTCGCTGTCGCAGCGCTCGATCGCGTTGACGCCGTCGGACACCAGCTGGCGCGGCGCGCATGCGCAACGGCTGGCGACCATGGGCTACGTCGATCAGGCGCTGCGCGAGATCGACGACACCCTGCTGATCGCGCCTTACGACCCGATGCTGCATTTCTGGCGCGGCCGCGTGCTCGACACCCTGGGACGTCACGAAGAGGCGCAGTCGCACCTGGCCATGGCCGATCCGATCCAGGCCCAGACCGCGCGCTACTTCAACGCGGCCTGGCGCAAGGACTACGCCACCGCCGCGCGTCTGGCCGCCGCGCTGCCGGCCGAGATGCCGTGGCGCGAGTCGGAAATCGCCGCCGCCGCCGCGCTGCAGGAGCCGGCGCGCTGGCCGGCGGTGCTGCCCGCGATCGAGGTCTCCGAACGCCATCCGCACTACGGTCAGGTGCGCTACGACTTCACCCGCCTGCTGCTGCCGGTGCGCGACTACCCGCGCGACATCGCCGGCCTGGACGCGGTGCAGCGCGCCGGCTATGCGTCGTATCAGTGGGTGCTGTGGCAACCCGAGTCGCGCGACTTGCGCCGCGATCCCGCGTTCCAGACCTATCTGCGCGACAGCGGCCTGCTGGCGTTCTGGCGCGAGCGCGGCTGGCCGCGCGTGTGCCGCTCCGATGGCGGCGAGGGCGCGGTCTGCGAGTGA
- a CDS encoding ABC transporter permease — MQDQHAQPSNAQRNLTALGTIVRREVARILRIWGQTLVPPAITMALYFLIFGGLIGSQIRDMGGYSYMEFIVPGLVMMSVIQNSYGNISSSFFGAKFGRHVEELLVSPMPNWVILTGYVAGAVLRGLMVGTIVLLIAMCFTKVSMPHPLVTLSTVLLGATIFSLAGFINAVYAKKFDDVAIVPTFILTPLTYLGGVFYSVKLLPPWAEAMTHANPIFYMVNAFRYGLLGSSDVPLWMAYGLMLGFVAALSALALWLLKRGVGLRS; from the coding sequence ATGCAAGACCAGCACGCGCAGCCCAGCAACGCGCAACGCAACCTGACCGCGCTGGGCACCATCGTCCGCCGCGAAGTCGCGCGCATCCTGCGCATCTGGGGCCAGACCCTGGTGCCGCCGGCGATCACCATGGCCCTGTACTTCCTGATCTTCGGCGGCCTGATCGGTTCGCAGATCCGCGACATGGGCGGCTATAGCTACATGGAGTTCATCGTCCCCGGCCTGGTGATGATGAGCGTGATCCAGAACAGCTACGGCAACATCTCCTCCAGCTTCTTCGGCGCCAAGTTCGGCCGCCACGTCGAGGAGCTGCTGGTCAGCCCGATGCCGAACTGGGTGATCCTGACCGGCTACGTCGCCGGCGCGGTGCTGCGCGGCCTGATGGTGGGCACGATCGTGCTGCTGATCGCGATGTGCTTCACCAAGGTGTCGATGCCGCATCCGCTGGTCACGCTGTCGACGGTGCTGCTGGGCGCGACCATCTTCTCGCTGGCCGGTTTCATCAACGCCGTCTACGCCAAGAAGTTCGACGACGTCGCGATCGTGCCGACCTTCATCCTGACCCCGCTGACCTACCTGGGCGGCGTGTTCTATTCGGTCAAGCTGCTGCCGCCGTGGGCCGAGGCCATGACCCACGCCAACCCGATCTTCTACATGGTCAACGCCTTCCGCTACGGCCTGCTGGGCAGCAGCGACGTGCCGCTGTGGATGGCCTACGGCCTGATGCTGGGCTTCGTCGCCGCGCTGTCGGCGCTGGCGCTGTGGCTGCTCAAGCGCGGCGTGGGGCTGCGCAGTTGA
- a CDS encoding ABC transporter ATP-binding protein: MTQNQADTAAAGLAPPVAAGAATVPALSVRALRKTYDNRVEALKGVSLDVAPGDFFALLGPNGAGKSTLIGIVSSLVNLSDGAVEIFGTDLAKHRDAAMRLIGLVPQELNFNMFEKPLDILVNYAGFYGVPRKVAIERAEQELKRAQLWDKAQMMSRTLSGGMKRRLMIARAMMTRPQLLILDEPTAGVDIEIRRGMWKTLREINAAGTTIILTTHYLEEAESLCRNLAIIDHGRIVEQGPMKALLAKLDVEGFLFDIDGVLPATLPTIDGASLSATDDHTLDLEMPRAMDLNRVFATLGEAGIRVRSMRTKSNRLEELFVRLTSDNLDKGPLGNGVPAQPEQGA; this comes from the coding sequence ATGACCCAGAACCAAGCAGATACGGCCGCCGCGGGGCTCGCGCCGCCGGTGGCCGCCGGCGCCGCCACGGTGCCGGCGCTGTCCGTGCGCGCGCTGCGCAAGACCTACGACAACCGCGTGGAGGCCCTCAAGGGCGTCTCGCTGGACGTAGCGCCCGGCGACTTCTTCGCCTTGCTCGGACCCAACGGCGCCGGCAAGTCGACCCTGATCGGCATCGTCAGCTCGCTGGTCAATCTCAGCGACGGCGCGGTCGAGATCTTCGGCACCGACCTGGCCAAGCACCGCGACGCGGCGATGCGCCTGATCGGCCTGGTGCCGCAGGAGCTGAACTTCAACATGTTCGAGAAGCCGCTCGACATCCTGGTCAACTACGCCGGCTTCTACGGCGTGCCGCGCAAGGTCGCGATCGAGCGCGCCGAACAGGAACTCAAGCGCGCCCAGCTGTGGGACAAGGCGCAGATGATGAGCCGCACGCTGTCGGGCGGCATGAAACGCCGACTGATGATCGCGCGGGCGATGATGACGCGGCCGCAGCTGCTGATCCTGGACGAGCCCACGGCCGGCGTCGACATCGAGATCCGCCGCGGCATGTGGAAGACCCTGCGCGAGATCAACGCCGCGGGCACCACCATCATCCTGACCACGCACTATCTGGAAGAGGCCGAAAGCCTCTGCCGCAATCTGGCGATTATCGACCACGGCCGCATCGTCGAGCAGGGCCCGATGAAGGCGCTGCTGGCCAAGCTCGACGTCGAGGGTTTCCTGTTCGACATCGACGGCGTGCTGCCGGCGACGCTGCCGACCATCGACGGCGCCAGCCTCAGCGCCACCGACGATCACACCCTGGACCTGGAAATGCCGCGCGCGATGGACCTCAACCGCGTGTTCGCCACGCTGGGCGAGGCCGGCATCCGCGTGCGTTCGATGCGCACCAAATCCAACCGTCTGGAAGAGCTGTTCGTGCGACTGACCAGCGACAACCTCGACAAGGGCCCGCTGGGCAACGGCGTGCCCGCGCAACCGGAGCAAGGCGCATGA
- a CDS encoding ferredoxin--NADP reductase, with protein MLAPTVGHYTFVRDDGQPLDYIPGQFIQVHFQYADGTATKRSYSLATIHDHALGPGEAVEIAVSYVPGGAATALFEGLDEGGTVDASGPFGRFCLMPADANRRYLLIATGTGVTPYRAMLPQLETLIRERGIEVVLMFGARTPDELLYGDEFRAFADTHPNFRFVPCYSRELPADPHPDTRHGYVQQFIDEFAPNGESDIAYLCGNPNMVDACFEALKAHGLPVPAIRREKYVSSK; from the coding sequence ATGCTGGCCCCCACCGTGGGCCACTACACCTTCGTGCGCGACGACGGCCAGCCGCTGGACTACATCCCCGGCCAGTTCATCCAGGTTCACTTCCAGTACGCCGACGGCACCGCCACCAAGCGCAGCTACTCGCTGGCAACCATCCACGACCATGCGCTGGGACCGGGCGAGGCGGTGGAGATCGCGGTGAGCTACGTGCCCGGCGGCGCCGCCACGGCGCTGTTCGAGGGCCTGGACGAAGGCGGCACGGTCGACGCCAGCGGCCCGTTCGGGCGCTTCTGCCTGATGCCGGCCGACGCCAACCGCCGCTACCTGCTGATCGCCACCGGCACCGGCGTGACCCCGTACCGGGCCATGCTGCCGCAGCTGGAGACCCTGATCCGCGAGCGCGGCATCGAGGTGGTGCTGATGTTCGGCGCGCGCACCCCGGACGAGCTGCTGTACGGCGACGAGTTCCGCGCCTTCGCCGATACCCACCCCAATTTCCGCTTCGTGCCCTGCTACTCGCGCGAGCTGCCGGCCGATCCGCACCCGGACACCCGCCACGGCTACGTGCAGCAGTTCATCGACGAGTTCGCGCCCAACGGCGAGTCCGACATCGCCTACCTGTGCGGCAATCCGAACATGGTCGATGCCTGCTTCGAAGCGCTCAAGGCGCACGGCCTACCGGTGCC